TTTGGAACGGCGTGCAGCCCGTAAGGTACCCGGTGTGCCATTGCCTGTTTTGCCCCGCAGCGCGCCCCGGCTATTAGCGCGCGGATGTGGCGGCTGACCCGGGGTCTGACATAGTCAGGCTGATCCGGCGCGCAAATACACTCTGCGGCGTAGACCGGCGGTCGCCCCAGACAACCAGGAGTTCATCGCCCGCAACGGCCAGTTGCGGAACTGACAAGGCCGGCACGTCATTGCTGACGTTGATGCGAGACAGCAGGGCGCCTGTCGCGTCCAACGGTTGCAGCACCAGTGATGCCTGACCCTTTGCGTTTGTTTGCAGGGCACTGACGATCGCGGTTCCATCGTCCAACAGAACCAATCCAACCCGTCCTGACGTGTTGCCGCTCAATACGTCTCTGGCAGCACCAAAACCATTGGCCAGGTTATTCGTTTGTGCATACCGTACCCGTGGTTGACCGCCAGCCCCGGTAAACCAGGCGACGGCAACCGTCTGGCCCGTGCTGGCGATTGCGGGGCCATTGACGGGGCAACCGTCGATAACCCAGCCATCGTCGGCCACGGCCTTGCCTGCTTGCCAGACACCGTCGATCTGGCGCGAATAGTAAATGTCACGAACCTCGGCTTCAGTCCGGTTTCGGTAAACGGTAACCGGGCCGTCAGCGGTAACAATGGCATCGGTCGGGCAACAGTCGCACACCAGGCCGTCGATCAACTGTTCATCGCGCACTTGCCCGTTTAGTGCCACTGTCGCGCCTCGCAAGGTCATACCCGAAACGGTGTCTGCGTGGGCGCCGTGACCGGCTGATTCACGGCCGTCCAGCCAGACCAGGCCGGCGCCATTGGCCGCCTCGTAGTGGCTGGCGAAGCCATGTTCGGAATCGGTGTTGTCATTGTGTGGCGACTTTGGCTCGCTCCACGTGTTGCCGCTGTCTTGGGATACGGCGTGGTATAGGTCGTAGGCGTAGCTGCCGGCAGGCCTGCCTACCAGCCAGTGCGCCGACCACAGAGTCGACGTAGTCGCGACGACCGCGGGCCTGTCCGCCCAGTTGACAAACCAGTCGCTGCCTTCGCTGACCGTCCTCGGCGCCGACCAGCCCGCATCCTGCCAGACGGAGAAACGCAAACGGTGTCCATGGTCTGTCGGCTCAAGCCAGCTCAGGGTGACCGTGCCATTTGCGCTTCTGTGCAGGTTGGGCGCCAGACTGCCTGCAAGCGCCGGTACCT
The DNA window shown above is from Woeseia oceani and carries:
- a CDS encoding sialidase family protein; protein product: MATELVDRVIIVEVPALAGSLAPNLHRSANGTVTLSWLEPTDHGHRLRFSVWQDAGWSAPRTVSEGSDWFVNWADRPAVVATTSTLWSAHWLVGRPAGSYAYDLYHAVSQDSGNTWSEPKSPHNDNTDSEHGFASHYEAANGAGLVWLDGRESAGHGAHADTVSGMTLRGATVALNGQVRDEQLIDGLVCDCCPTDAIVTADGPVTVYRNRTEAEVRDIYYSRQIDGVWQAGKAVADDGWVIDGCPVNGPAIASTGQTVAVAWFTGAGGQPRVRYAQTNNLANGFGAARDVLSGNTSGRVGLVLLDDGTAIVSALQTNAKGQASLVLQPLDATGALLSRINVSNDVPALSVPQLAVAGDELLVVWGDRRSTPQSVFARRISLTMSDPGSAATSAR